The nucleotide window AAGAAAAGTAAATTATGATTAATTTCTTTAATAATTAACAGAACCCCATCTAAACAAATCAGATCTTTACGATCGAGATACTTAACTAAATCATGATTCCAAATCAATTGCCAAGCGATCAAATTATCAGCCTCATGAGTCAGAGAAATTAATTGACATTTTCCAGAAGGAATGCCAAAAAATAAAGAACTAGAAACTTCTTCCCCTAAGCGAACGGCTCTTTCTAAATTAACCCGAGTGTTAGGAAGAAAACCCGCTTCAGAATGAAGATAAAACCTTAAATACAACTGATCATTAAAATTAAATTTATCTATAAGAGTTAAAGCTTTTCCATTTAAAGCGATCGAAGCTTGGGGAGAAAGGTCATCAAACAGAGCAGAAGACACATTAACAGTCACTTCATAACCGGAAGGGATTGGATTTATTTGCTCAATGAGTCCAGTTTCTTTAATAATTCCTGTAAACATAACTTAATTAATTAAAAAATCATCCAAAAAAACTTAAAATAAAAAAGAAAGACGATCGAGATTGATGTGATATGGAATT belongs to Gloeothece citriformis PCC 7424 and includes:
- a CDS encoding Lumazine-binding protein → MFTGIIKETGLIEQINPIPSGYEVTVNVSSALFDDLSPQASIALNGKALTLIDKFNFNDQLYLRFYLHSEAGFLPNTRVNLERAVRLGEEVSSSLFFGIPSGKCQLISLTHEADNLIAWQLIWNHDLVKYLDRKDLICLDGVLLIIKEINHNLLFFSIYKETLTITNLGDRKIGDYLTIEIDPMIKKIAQILAKKML